One genomic window of Pseudomonas sp. LFM046 includes the following:
- the fis gene encoding DNA-binding transcriptional regulator Fis, with amino-acid sequence MTTMTENFFDGATPVSDNANLKQHLTAPTAEGQTLRGSVEKALHNYFAHLEGAAVTDVYNLVLSEVEAPLLESVMNYVKGNQTKASEMLGLNRGTLRKKLKQYDLL; translated from the coding sequence ATGACGACGATGACCGAGAATTTTTTTGATGGGGCAACACCCGTGAGCGACAACGCCAACCTGAAACAGCACCTGACGGCACCCACCGCAGAGGGCCAGACCCTGCGTGGCAGTGTCGAGAAGGCACTGCACAACTATTTCGCCCATCTTGAGGGCGCCGCCGTCACGGACGTGTACAACCTGGTGCTTTCCGAAGTGGAAGCGCCGCTTCTGGAATCCGTGATGAACTACGTCAAGGGTAACCAGACCAAGGCTTCCGAAATGCTCGGCCTCAACCGCGGCACGCTGCGCAAGAAGCTCAAGCAATACGACCTGCTCTGA
- the purH gene encoding bifunctional phosphoribosylaminoimidazolecarboxamide formyltransferase/IMP cyclohydrolase, with the protein MTDQTTRLPVRRALISVSDKTGIVEFARELAALGVEILSTGGTYKLLKDNAIAAVEVADYTGFPEMMDGRVKTLHPKIHGGILGRRDLDGAVMEQHGIKPIDLVAVNLYPFEATVAKPDCDLPTAIENIDIGGPTMVRSAAKNHKDVAIVVNASDYASVLDGLKAGGLTYAQRFDLALKAFEHTSAYDGMIANYLGTIDQARDTLSTEGRGAFPRTFNSQFIKAQEMRYGENPHQSAAFYVEAKKGEASVSTAVQLQGKELSFNNVADTDAALECVKSFVKPACVIVKHANPCGVAVVPENEGGIRKAYDLAYATDTESAFGGIIAFNRELDGETAKAIVDRQFVEVIIAPKISADARAVVAAKANVRLLECGEWPADRAPGWDFKRVNGGLLVQSRDIGMIKAEDLKIVTQRAPSEQEIHDLIFAWKVAKFVKSNAIVYAKNRQTVGVGAGQMSRVNSARIAAIKAEHAGLEVKGAVMASDAFFPFRDGIDNAAKAGITAVIQPGGSMRDNEVIAAADEAGIAMVFTGMRHFRH; encoded by the coding sequence ATGACCGACCAGACCACCCGCCTTCCCGTTCGCCGCGCCCTGATCAGCGTTTCCGACAAGACCGGCATCGTCGAGTTCGCCCGTGAACTGGCTGCCCTCGGCGTGGAGATCCTCTCCACCGGCGGCACCTACAAGCTGCTCAAGGACAACGCCATCGCCGCCGTGGAAGTCGCTGACTACACCGGCTTCCCGGAAATGATGGACGGCCGCGTGAAGACCCTGCACCCGAAGATCCACGGCGGCATCCTCGGCCGTCGCGACCTGGACGGCGCGGTGATGGAACAGCACGGCATCAAGCCGATCGACCTGGTGGCGGTCAACCTGTACCCCTTCGAAGCCACCGTCGCCAAGCCTGACTGCGACCTGCCCACCGCCATCGAGAACATCGATATCGGCGGCCCGACCATGGTTCGCTCCGCCGCGAAGAACCACAAGGACGTCGCCATCGTGGTCAACGCCAGCGACTACGCCAGCGTCCTCGACGGCCTCAAGGCCGGCGGCCTGACCTACGCCCAGCGTTTCGACCTGGCCCTCAAGGCGTTCGAGCACACCTCCGCCTACGACGGCATGATCGCCAACTACCTGGGCACCATCGACCAGGCCCGCGACACCCTGTCTACCGAAGGCCGTGGCGCCTTCCCGCGCACCTTCAACAGCCAGTTCATCAAGGCCCAGGAGATGCGCTACGGCGAGAACCCGCACCAGAGCGCCGCGTTCTACGTGGAAGCGAAGAAGGGCGAAGCCAGCGTTTCCACCGCCGTGCAACTGCAGGGCAAGGAACTGTCCTTCAACAACGTGGCCGACACCGACGCCGCGCTGGAGTGCGTGAAGAGCTTCGTCAAGCCGGCCTGCGTCATCGTCAAGCACGCCAACCCCTGCGGCGTGGCCGTTGTGCCTGAGAACGAAGGCGGCATCCGCAAGGCCTACGACCTGGCCTACGCCACCGACACCGAATCCGCCTTCGGCGGCATCATCGCCTTCAACCGCGAGCTGGACGGCGAAACCGCCAAGGCCATCGTCGACCGCCAGTTCGTCGAAGTGATCATCGCCCCGAAAATTTCCGCCGACGCCCGCGCCGTGGTAGCCGCCAAGGCCAACGTTCGCCTGCTGGAGTGCGGTGAATGGCCGGCCGATCGCGCCCCGGGCTGGGACTTCAAGCGCGTCAATGGCGGTCTGCTGGTCCAGAGCCGCGACATCGGCATGATCAAGGCCGAAGACCTGAAGATCGTGACCCAGCGCGCGCCCAGCGAGCAGGAAATCCACGACCTGATCTTCGCCTGGAAAGTGGCCAAGTTCGTCAAGTCCAACGCCATTGTCTACGCCAAGAACCGTCAGACCGTCGGTGTCGGCGCCGGCCAGATGAGCCGCGTCAACTCCGCCCGCATCGCCGCCATCAAGGCCGAGCATGCCGGTCTCGAAGTGAAGGGCGCGGTGATGGCTTCCGATGCCTTCTTCCCCTTCCGCGACGGCATCGACAACGCGGCCAAGGCCGGCATCACCGCCGTGATCCAGCCGGGCGGCTCCATGCGTGACAACGAAGTCATCGCCGCCGCCGACGAAGCGGGCATTGCGATGGTGTTCACCGGCATGCGCCACTTCCGCCACTAA
- the purD gene encoding phosphoribosylamine--glycine ligase: MNVLIIGSGGREHALAWKVAQDPRVAKVFVAPGNAGTATEAKCENVAIDVLALEQLADFAEKNVQLTIVGPEAPLVKGVVDLFRSRKLAIFGPTAGAAQLEGSKAFTKDFLARHKIPTADYQNFTEVEPALAYLREKGAPIVIKADGLAAGKGVIVAMTLAEAEDAVRDMLAGNAFGDAGSRVVIEEFLDGEEASFIVMVDGQNVLPMATSQDHKRVGDGDTGPNTGGMGAYSPAPVVTPEVHQRVMDEVIYPTVRGMAEEGNVYTGFLYAGLMIDKSGAPKVIEFNCRFGDPETQPIMVRLESSLVLLVEAALAKALDKVEATWDPRPTVGVVLAAGGYPGDYAKGDVIEGLDAAAALDGKVFHAGTALKDGNIVTAGGRVLCATAIGASVSDAQQQAYRLAEKIRWNGCFYRKDIGYRAIARERGEG; the protein is encoded by the coding sequence ATGAACGTACTCATCATCGGCAGCGGCGGTCGCGAACACGCCCTGGCCTGGAAAGTGGCCCAGGACCCGCGCGTTGCGAAGGTCTTCGTTGCCCCGGGCAACGCCGGCACCGCGACCGAGGCCAAGTGCGAGAACGTCGCCATCGACGTGCTGGCCCTGGAGCAACTGGCTGACTTCGCCGAGAAGAACGTCCAGCTCACCATCGTCGGCCCGGAAGCGCCGCTGGTGAAAGGCGTGGTAGACCTGTTCCGCAGCCGCAAGCTCGCCATCTTCGGCCCCACCGCCGGCGCCGCTCAGTTGGAAGGCTCCAAGGCCTTCACCAAGGACTTTCTGGCCCGCCACAAGATCCCGACGGCCGACTACCAGAACTTCACCGAAGTGGAGCCGGCCCTGGCCTACCTGCGCGAGAAGGGTGCGCCCATCGTGATCAAGGCCGACGGCCTGGCCGCGGGCAAGGGCGTGATCGTCGCCATGACCCTGGCCGAAGCCGAGGACGCCGTGCGTGACATGCTCGCCGGCAATGCCTTCGGCGACGCCGGTTCGCGCGTGGTGATCGAGGAATTCCTCGACGGCGAGGAAGCCAGCTTCATCGTCATGGTGGACGGCCAGAACGTGCTGCCCATGGCCACCAGCCAGGACCACAAGCGCGTCGGCGACGGCGACACCGGCCCCAACACCGGCGGCATGGGCGCCTACTCCCCGGCCCCGGTGGTCACCCCCGAGGTACACCAGCGTGTCATGGACGAAGTGATCTACCCGACCGTGCGCGGCATGGCCGAGGAAGGCAACGTCTACACCGGCTTCCTCTATGCCGGCCTGATGATCGACAAGAGCGGCGCGCCCAAGGTCATCGAGTTCAACTGCCGCTTCGGCGACCCGGAAACCCAGCCCATCATGGTGCGCCTGGAGTCGTCCCTGGTCCTGCTGGTGGAAGCCGCACTGGCCAAGGCCCTGGACAAGGTCGAAGCCACCTGGGACCCGCGCCCCACCGTAGGTGTGGTACTGGCCGCCGGCGGCTACCCGGGCGACTACGCCAAGGGTGACGTGATCGAAGGCCTGGACGCTGCCGCCGCCCTGGACGGCAAGGTGTTCCACGCGGGCACCGCGCTGAAGGACGGCAACATCGTCACGGCCGGCGGCCGGGTACTCTGCGCCACCGCCATCGGCGCCAGCGTGTCCGACGCCCAGCAGCAGGCGTACCGCCTGGCGGAGAAGATCCGCTGGAACGGCTGCTTCTACCGCAAGGATATTGGCTATCGAGCCATTGCCCGGGAACGCGGGGAAGGGTAA